From one Syntrophorhabdus sp. genomic stretch:
- a CDS encoding FtsX-like permease family protein, producing the protein MRYTASFYVRIAFQNLVVHKARMTLALLGILFAVMSLVAFGNISDGMKKKIESEIGKFGKNLVIVRAGLVHAAGRSTRQFSESKTLKLKDAELVKESIAGVVEVVPYYDISYPARYRDSMLNVSVAGVSNRVFDIRNVDLAAGRYFTADEDAKAEKKAVVGYKVVESLFSGEDPIGKNILVFRVPTEIVGVMTEKGTDFAGQDQDLQVYVPLNAFMRRYSNVDYIKGMYVQVQEGYPLSGMKAALRDLIRKAHNMKPEQKDDFTVFTMEDILRTQEEGIRLVSVLTVIASTVSFLIGGLGIFAIMLLSISERKMEIGIRRVVGSKKRDIIMQFLSESVIVALVGGIGGILAGLLITVVVDIIGGFPMVFSINIPLALGISMVIGVLAGIYPAMEGTKYEPVKALYS; encoded by the coding sequence ATGAGATACACCGCCTCCTTCTACGTGAGGATAGCCTTTCAGAACCTGGTCGTCCACAAGGCCAGAATGACCCTGGCGCTCCTCGGCATTCTTTTCGCGGTCATGAGCCTCGTGGCTTTCGGGAATATCAGCGACGGCATGAAGAAGAAGATAGAATCTGAGATCGGGAAGTTCGGCAAGAACCTTGTGATCGTCCGGGCCGGCCTCGTCCACGCGGCGGGAAGAAGCACGCGGCAGTTCTCGGAATCGAAGACGCTGAAGCTGAAAGACGCTGAGCTCGTGAAGGAATCCATTGCCGGTGTCGTCGAGGTGGTCCCCTATTACGATATCAGCTATCCTGCACGATACAGGGACAGCATGCTCAACGTGAGCGTGGCCGGGGTGTCGAACAGGGTGTTCGACATTCGCAACGTGGACCTGGCGGCGGGAAGGTACTTCACCGCCGACGAGGACGCGAAGGCCGAGAAGAAGGCCGTCGTTGGCTACAAGGTCGTTGAGAGCCTGTTTTCCGGCGAAGACCCCATAGGGAAGAACATCCTGGTCTTTCGCGTTCCCACGGAGATCGTGGGGGTCATGACGGAAAAGGGGACGGACTTCGCGGGCCAGGACCAGGACCTGCAGGTCTACGTTCCTCTCAACGCGTTCATGAGGCGCTACAGCAACGTGGACTACATAAAGGGAATGTACGTGCAGGTGCAGGAAGGTTATCCGCTTTCCGGCATGAAAGCGGCCCTGAGGGATCTCATCCGAAAGGCCCACAACATGAAACCGGAGCAGAAGGATGACTTTACCGTTTTCACCATGGAAGACATACTGAGGACCCAGGAGGAAGGCATACGGCTCGTTTCGGTCCTGACCGTCATCGCCTCGACGGTGTCCTTCCTCATCGGCGGCCTGGGGATCTTCGCCATCATGCTCCTTTCCATATCGGAGAGGAAGATGGAGATCGGCATCAGGCGGGTCGTTGGATCGAAGAAAAGGGACATCATAATGCAGTTCCTGTCGGAATCGGTCATCGTCGCCCTCGTGGGCGGAATCGGCGGCATTCTCGCGGGGCTTCTCATAACGGTGGTCGTCGATATCATCGGGGGTTTCCCGATGGTCTTCTCCATTAACATTCCCCTCGCCCTCGGCATCAGCATGGTCATCGGTGTCCTGGCGGGCATCTATCCGGCCATGGAGGGGACCAAGTACGAACCGGTCAAGGCGCTTTATTCTTAA
- a CDS encoding ABC transporter ATP-binding protein, producing the protein MIVLKDIRKSYFVGDRELSILKGINLTVTKGEFVVLMGVSGSGKTTLMNIIGLLDKQTEGEYIFADTSVDGLDDERLADMRNNHIGFVFQQFFLLPYLDAIENVLIPIVYSRKNIKHPRDKAKVLLGRFGLEQRIHNKPSQLSGGEQQRVAIARALVNDPDLILADEPTGALDSKTGGEIMDLFRMLNDEGKTIIVVTHDPRLATFGRRLVRIEDGAISEDIAT; encoded by the coding sequence GTGATCGTACTCAAGGACATCAGGAAGAGCTACTTCGTAGGGGACCGTGAACTTTCGATCCTCAAAGGCATCAACCTCACGGTGACAAAGGGGGAGTTCGTCGTTCTCATGGGTGTCTCCGGGTCGGGCAAGACGACGCTTATGAACATTATCGGGCTCCTCGACAAGCAGACGGAGGGCGAGTATATCTTTGCCGATACCAGCGTGGACGGTCTCGATGACGAAAGGCTTGCCGACATGCGGAACAACCACATCGGCTTCGTCTTTCAGCAGTTCTTTCTCCTTCCTTACCTCGACGCCATCGAGAACGTTCTCATACCCATAGTCTATTCCAGGAAGAATATCAAGCATCCCCGGGACAAGGCGAAGGTGCTCCTCGGGAGGTTCGGCCTGGAACAGAGGATACACAACAAACCGTCGCAGCTCTCCGGGGGTGAGCAGCAGCGCGTGGCCATAGCACGGGCGCTCGTCAACGACCCGGACCTCATCCTCGCCGATGAACCCACGGGGGCCCTCGATTCGAAGACCGGCGGCGAGATCATGGACCTCTTTCGGATGCTCAACGACGAGGGGAAGACGATCATTGTCGTGACCCACGATCCCAGGCTCGCGACCTTTGGAAGACGCCTTGTCAGGATAGAGGATGGCGCTATTTCAGAAGATATCGCAACTTAG
- a CDS encoding FtsX-like permease family protein produces the protein MALFQKISQLREFVEEVLKILYYYRGRVVFSFSGVALGILSICIIITTIDGANKKAQLIFEALGPNAIMIFGGGERQRAARIRVSTIRVGDADLLARVEGVYDVMKVFSARNVMMRYKDRNWQTQAIGSTANYFESFSWGFQAGTVFTADDYDRAEAVCVIGAKVYEELFRGEPALGKAILVGKLPTRVIGVLEERGGSVGGPHVDDRVIMPLTTVTKRIVNERRYLSMVRLKTHRDLDRTIEDIRATLRMSHGLQGNLDDDFTIRSSKDILAFVTVISGSLLLFLGTASIVALVVSGFVLANLFYLTIQERKKDIGIRRAYGATQKGILLSFLFESILITLIGGVAGILLSVVLGGTFEKLFDIPMMFSFKVVLFALLFSFLTGLLSGLRPALRASRIEPIEAIRG, from the coding sequence ATGGCGCTATTTCAGAAGATATCGCAACTTAGAGAGTTTGTCGAAGAGGTCCTGAAGATCCTCTACTACTACCGGGGCAGGGTCGTCTTCTCTTTTTCGGGTGTTGCCCTCGGTATCCTCTCCATCTGCATCATCATCACCACCATCGATGGGGCCAACAAGAAGGCGCAGCTCATTTTCGAGGCCCTGGGGCCCAATGCGATCATGATCTTCGGGGGCGGCGAGAGGCAGCGGGCCGCGAGGATACGGGTGAGCACGATCAGGGTAGGCGACGCCGATCTTCTTGCCAGGGTGGAGGGCGTCTATGATGTCATGAAGGTTTTCTCGGCCCGCAATGTCATGATGCGATACAAGGACAGGAACTGGCAGACCCAGGCGATAGGGTCCACGGCGAACTATTTCGAATCCTTCTCCTGGGGTTTTCAGGCCGGCACCGTCTTTACGGCCGACGACTATGACCGGGCGGAGGCCGTCTGCGTCATCGGGGCCAAGGTGTATGAAGAGCTTTTCAGGGGCGAGCCCGCACTGGGGAAGGCGATCCTCGTGGGAAAGCTCCCCACCAGGGTCATCGGCGTGCTGGAGGAGCGGGGGGGAAGCGTCGGGGGACCCCACGTGGACGACAGGGTGATCATGCCGCTGACAACGGTGACAAAGCGCATTGTCAATGAAAGAAGATACCTGAGCATGGTGCGTCTGAAGACCCACAGGGACCTCGACAGGACCATAGAGGACATACGCGCCACGCTCAGGATGAGTCACGGCCTGCAAGGCAACCTCGATGACGACTTCACCATCAGGAGCTCAAAGGACATCCTTGCCTTTGTCACGGTGATCTCTGGATCGCTTCTGCTCTTCCTGGGGACGGCGTCGATCGTGGCCCTTGTCGTCAGCGGCTTTGTCCTTGCGAACCTTTTCTATCTCACGATACAGGAGCGCAAGAAGGACATCGGCATCAGAAGGGCCTATGGCGCGACGCAGAAGGGCATTCTGCTTTCCTTCCTCTTCGAGTCCATCCTCATCACCCTCATCGGAGGCGTCGCGGGCATATTGCTCAGCGTTGTTCTCGGCGGCACCTTCGAGAAGCTCTTCGACATTCCCATGATGTTCTCCTTCAAGGTGGTTCTTTTTGCCCTTCTTTTCAGTTTTCTCACAGGCCTTTTGTCGGGGTTGAGGCCGGCTCTAAGGGCGAGCAGGATAGAACCGATAGAGGCGATCCGGGGATGA